TTGTTGTCAGAATCACTAATTGTTTTTGCTGCAATTTATCCTGTTAATTGTAAATCACATATTTTTCAATAATGCTGGGGCCAGTTGTACTGTTAGAGGGGCCAGTTAGATTTAGACCTTATTGTTGTCATATCATTTTCTGCACTGCACTGCAGGCATTAACAGGCAAAATACcatgtttataatcattcaacaatgtatttgcatttgaattttattttttacattgtcTCACTGCCTACCTTATCTTTTCTTTGGAAGAACGACATGAtgtccttctttctcttcattttggTGAGAACTATAGAGCAAAAGCAACGGGGACCAAGAAGCTTAattaatttactgaaaataactgaCTTTCTAGGTAACTAACTATGTCTAAACATTTAATGTTACGACTCGTTTACTGagtaaaaacactcagaaccATGAGTTTGTTGATCATATATTTCATCCCTTTTCAAACTAGCACAAACTAACAAACGGCCAGGTTGAGATTAGCTGATCTAAcgttacacatttacatacacattacttctgtaatgcatttaatacgaatacaacatattaacaactTTACTCACCTCTATATTTTCTTCGTTGCTTGAAGTCTTCAACTATAATATTCGCGCAGAACTTCCAGCAACCTCTTATACTGTGTTCCGCTTTAAGCCGTCCCTCTAGAAAATGTGTGGGTTATATTTCTGCTTCGTGTTGACACTGTCTAATAACAGATTTCTCAGATTCCTGGCTTCCTCACAGTGTTCACTTCTCAGGAATCTTATCCTGCCTCTGACTGTGGGAGAGAACAAGTTAGCGTCTGTTCAAGTTCATAACTGAATGTCTCTTTCATAGTTTCCTCGGCTGTGCTACTTGTTTTTGTGCAATCTGggctgcttttttttgtctgggCTGTTTGCCACTGGCCCAATGACCGTTCTTCATAGAGGCCTGGATCTTTTATTGCcgtgtttttatgtatttgggTTTGTTATGTATGGACCTAAATAAAAGGCCCGTTTTATTTTTGCCAGGCGCCTTAGGTAAAAAAAGCTGGACTTCACCACTGCACTAATTTGTCTATCCAATTTAAGATCAACATCCATTCTAAAGCCTAGATTAGTTATCACAGGTCTAACATAGGATGCCAAAGGACCCAGGTCAACAGGGGGGGACTTACAGGAGCCACTTGGGCCAAACAACATCATTTCTGTCTTGTTATCATTAAAATGGAGCAAATTCACTGCCATCCAAACTTTAATGTCATCAAGacatgaaaaaaatgtgtaatggAGGTTCATTCAGTCCAACTTCCAACTTCACTCACTTATCTGTAGCTATACTGTAAATCTATCGTAGAGACCAGCCGATGTCTAGTTTTGTTGTTCCTGTatccactgtagcctcagattcttctCTTGTAGCCCATTTTCTTGTAGCCcaggcaataggtcacacttttgcccttttcagcacaatgaacatacatacagacacaaaaatgcacacataaaatgtccactaacgcatgcaaaacacacacacacacacacactcactcacacacacacacactcactcacatacacacacacacacacgtcgtgttttcatattcaaatcatatttgtttcccctctcttatttatgaatttagttgcatcagtcagatTTGACCTGGAGATGTTTGACACACcagccagtggttatccaaaataatatttaataatttctgcttattttactcaaaaccatggcataatttcatgaggtttcttgtttataattaaatataataaaacgcataagaggtgtaaagcaAGTTTTAGTCACAAGAAATTattccatgtttttgagtggtgtgtgtgtgtgtgtgtgtgtgtggcccgtttttgggtgatcagatggcatctggtgggcaaaatagacataagtgtaaaatgttcccAAATTGTAAtggctgatcacacagaatgttgataattgtagaatttttgatttataagcgtTTAAGTCAATTTGATCTGgaaaaacaggtttttttttatttactgacattaaaaatggtttagaaacaatctcctggctttgaaatataccagcctgtaattgtgcattaacgtttgtgcctctatagtgaaaataattcaaaatttctcttttttgtttattaaaaaatgaggcatttttgaatattaatgaggtttattataccaaatatcacaaaacattttgcaaaatatatgttaatatgttggaaaaaagttagacaaaaaaaggagaaaaaaaggatatcatatatacttcattttttataagcagtcaaaacagacaaggtcaagttgacgcggcgctcctaatttgtataggaatgCAGGAAAAGACAACAGGTGGTCTGCAGGAGGGTTAATACATATACACTTTGTCTGAGTTTAAATATTTCTCATTTATAACAGAGTTTAATGTATGATACATTTGAAGCAGTTATTAGGTTCATAATTCATAAAACTGTTATCAGATTCTTCATCGTCTTCTTCCACGACCGGTCCTAAACCTCCAGAATTCAGATGAGGGTCCACTTGCTGGTGGTCACTCAATTGAATGTTTGACGATTAATCATCAATTTGTTCGAGGAACTCCTCTAAAGTCAGCTGCTTGATAATTGCAATCAGACCACTGCTGATTTCGAAGGTGGCTTCCCTGTTGAAATTTGACTCATTAATGTGCTCAGTCACATAAACTCTGTCAATACGCTCATCAACAACACTGAATATGATGCGCTCCATGTTGCTTTGATCGCCATCAAGGTCGTTGTTGAGCTCTGCCCAAACGTAATATGGCAGATATTCTGCTCCTGGTCTGCACAGATTGCCCACCTCGTAGTAGTTGTAGCCATGGTTCAAAACAGGCAGGAGTCTCTCATCGTTATCCTCAGTTCTGTTTATGAACAGGTGGAAACCAAAACGTCCTCTTGCTCGGTCGTTCTTCCAGCGCATCATATTGTTGTCATCAAAATCCACACAGTTATTAGCAAACCAGTAAAGCAGCTTGAGGCCGTGTCTTGGAAAACGTCGACCAAATCCAATCTGCATCAGATCCCTCAATTCATTTAAAGTATTTGGTTCCGCCATAGCAGGATCTTCTAAAGgggtttataaataaaacataaaaaaaggtttttaacagaaaatgtcaACAAATCCACTTTTAGTACAATGATATCCAGGAGTCTCTTGGATTAAGGCTCTGAGTTAACAGTGTAATTTTAAGGTATTGTTGTCAGAATCACTAATTGTTTTTGCTGCAATGTATCCTGTTAATTGTAAATCACATATTTTTCAATAATGCTGGGGCCAGTTGTACAGTTAGAGGGGCCAGTTACATTTAGACCTTATTGTTGTCATATCATTTTCTGCACTGCACTGCAGGCATTAACAGGCAAAATACCATGTTTATAATTATTCGAcatgtattttttacatttgcattacatATTCAGCATGAGTCACAGTAACTCCCTGTTTCCATTTGCTAGAATGTATGAATCAAATATTGAGGACTTGGGGTATGAACTACATCAGTTCAGAAGAATTTTAGAAAGGAAGATACAGAGTGGCATGCAGAAACCCTCCAGTGTAATAGAGCTGGCATTATTCATTGAACCTTATAAAGATGTTTTCTTTGAGCTTTTTAAACTATACAAGATAGCTGTTTTAATCCCTGTTAGTACTGCTTCTTGTGAACTGAGTTTTTCTGCACTAAATCTCAGGTCCACAATGTCAGATGACAGATTAAGCAATGTAGGTGTTCTAAGTATTGAGTCAAGGAGGGCAAAGGCCTTAAATCTAGATGAATTTGCTGAtgtttttgcaaaaaaacacacaaatcgtAGAATACAGTTTTCTTTGAGAAACACATCACCTCTCTTCCCCTACTATTCCTTCACTCTCAGTCTTTCCAATGGACAActcttcctgctctctctctctctctgccggctctctgctctctcttgcTGGCTCTGTCTCACTGCCTACTTTATCTTTTCTTTGGAAGAACGACATGAtgtccttctttctcttcattttggTGAGAACTATAGAGCAAAAGCAACGGGGACCAAGAAGCTTAattaatttactgaaaataactgaCTTTCTAGGTAACTAACTATGTCTAAACATTTAATGTTACGACTCGTTTACTGagtaaaaacactcagaaccATGAGTTTGTTGATCATATATTTCATCCCTTTTCAAATTAGCACAAACTAACAAACGGCCAGGTTGAGATTAGCTGATCTTATAGGGTTGCCACCCGTCCTGTGAAATACGGAATCGTCCCGTATTTACAGGCAAAATGACCCGTATTTTCCATAGGTCCACATTATACAGCATCCCATGCAAATCACCCCACCCGCATTGTGTGGAGACGCGTCCTATTCTGCCCCTGATTGGGTAATACTCGTTGCCATCGTTggtttgattggtttgttttagggtTACGGGCCATGAATCACGGCCAATAAGAGTCAGAGGAGGGCGGGACGCCGCCTCGCCGGTTCTTTTGACAGAGTCAGAGTGACAGAAAATCCATATGAAACGATGGCATCTCCAGATAACCCCCGTGTCCAGCTCTGAAAGTTTCAGAGCTGAAACGAAAGCGGATGCAGAAGTACACAAGTGAGTGGGAGGAATCGAATACTTGGTTCATGATCTTCATGGAAGATCTTTTGCAAGTTATAATTACTAAGTTATGgatctgttaatttaataataagttaataaaatatggttTACATCTCACAAGTTCCaccaaaagcttattttttgtgttctcagtcacactttgttggcgtatatttattattgtcatagctGTGTATTCAATATGACCACTGAagttgtgatagtgagagtAACAAACGGCAAACGGCAAGACTAACAAACGGCCAGGTTGAGATTAGCTGATCTAAcgttacacatttacatacacattacttctgtaatgcatttaatacaaatacaacatattaacaactTTACTCACCTCTATATTTCCTTCGTTGCTTGAAGTCTTCAACTATAATATTCGCGCAGAACTTCCAGCAACCTCTTATACTGTGTTCCTGTTCCGTACTCCTCCTACTCACGCTGCGCACTTGTGACGTCATTGCCGAGTCGCCAGACTTTTGTACTCGGCAGCGCTTTTTAAACGCGCTGTTCATGCTAGATTGTTGCCAGATGATCTCTCGTCACTACCTCGCGATCTGTGAGTCATTCCTGCCATCTTCTTTTTTGGACATTGGCCTGCGTTTGGGTTCTCCTCCCTAGCACTTCCCTCTGTTTGCTGATAGTTCCGCTTTAAGCCGTCCCTCTATAAAATGTGTGGGTTACATTTCTGTTTCGCGTTGACACTGTCTAATAACTGATGtaaccccccccccaacacacacacacacacacacacacacaaagtacatTGCTGtaatacattacacactgcaacaaaaaaaaggaaaatcgaAAAAAGTTATTAACTCCAGTTATTCCTGAAGTTGTTCTTCGTGAAGCCATGTAGGACTTCACAGGACTTATCCTGTCCCTGACTGTTAGAGAACCAGTTAGCGTCTGTTCAAGTTCATAACTGAATGTCTCTTTCCTAGTTTCCTTGGCTGTGCTGCTTGTTTTAGTGCAgtctgtgctgctttttttgTGCAGTCTGGGCTGTTTGCCACTGGCCCAGTTCTTCATAGagcccttgtttttttttttgccatgtttttatgtatttgggtttgttttgtaTGGACCTAAATTAAAGGCCATATTCACCTGCATTCTTACagctgtgtttgtctgtgttcctgAGAAATATCAGAAAAGTTAACCTGGAATTCTGATCTATCATCTCATGTTCATCTTTGGATCTCTAATCCAAGTGTCTTCAGtgtaaagcaaaaacaaaggaATTGACCTTGCTGTGCCAATACTTTCAGAGGAGACTGTATGAGGAGACAGACTGTATAGAGGAGACTGTATGAAATTCAGAGCGTAATATGAACAaatttattgtgatttttttttttactgattatgTGCAGGAAACAGATTTTGATCAGTCCTGAGAACGTCAGAGTGGACAAATTAGCTTCTCTCCAcctaccccccacccccaccttgTGTTTGGTACAGTCCAATCAGACAGCAGAACACAATAGATATTAGGGGCAGATAATAGGGGCAGAAACCTCTGATACCAGACTTTAAAAAAGagtaatgtaagaaataaaaaatgcgtagtgtaaaaataagacgatgatggtgaagatcttaatgaagaacaagaagtttattccagcatagcagtgacaaaatacatgacgtactttgggttcatcggagtcaacaagaacccagagcaaatcctgctcaagcattatatacagtttccccttttggtaatttaaatgaagttccgctttgaatgtgtgttgagtgtaagaattgaatgtctcccaaatggctgggctacaccttgttgtctagctgattgtctttaaatgttaatcatggtcacgtacaccttgtcttggtattgttacagttgttatcaaccaagtggtcactttaaatggtaatcgtgGCCACAtagaccttggcttggtattgttatcaaccaagtggtcactttaaatggtaatcgtgGCCACAtagaccttggcttggtattgttatcaaccaagtggtcactttaaatggtaatcgcagtcacgtagaccctttgttcgtggtgatgcttaatgtcctgctgccgttcccatatttataattgaatcaactttatacgtttagagtcctaaacgtattaccttatgatacttaaacctttttaggaatgagctcttttagatgtgtaccttggagtggaatttgggtgcaatttctgtaatttcttacagtcccCCCTTTGATGCTTTTGGCCCTGAAGCATCACATCACTTCCTTAATACAGATCACACCTCCCATTTTGGGCAGGTGCCCAGTGTCGGTGAAGCCCTGCCTTAGGTTGTTCCCCTTCGGCCCTCAGAGAATCTTACCCGTCATAGAAACTTCACCTCACGCACACTGGTTTTAGCTCCATTCCATAAGGCAAACTTATCACaggttttcttcttaaaatttggttctatgtaaaatattacttggGTTTGGAGCAGAGACATTCAGAAACCATCACAGCCAACGGGAACGTCTGAGATTGATCATTGAATTATCTGCAATCTGCCATTTCAGTATGGTACACATACAACATAACATCATGCATTgacaaagaatgagaaagatgCATACACAAACTGCAGTTTTGAAAGTTACATCTCAAATCAGATCATAATATGCAATAACCAAATTATCATCATGCATTTGTATAgtcaaaacattatcttttccTAGAAGAACCTTGTTGAGCTTTGACAATATGGTCATCCTTTCTTTGCATTATGACATAATGACATTAACATATTCtataataacatattattatatattttggtaaCTCCAAATCAAATTCTGGTACATCTTCCTCAAAGACTAATTGTCTGCTGTATTCAATACATTGTCTGTAGAGTGAAATTAACATATGGAAAGTAATATTTTCCTATGAACCAAGCTGTCTCTGGAATTACACAAAGTAAAGTAACCTTAATCGGACCAAGTGTTATCATGTGGttatcattaacaaagataGAAAAGTGATCATGAGTTGTGGTGACATGTTTTCCTGTGTGAAACTATTACTCTTGTAAAATTATTGTGGACATGTgttagattcattcattcatcttctaccgcttatctgaactacctcgggtcacggggagcctgtgcctatctcaggcgtcatagggcatcaaggcaggatacaccctggacggagtgccaacccatcacagggcacacacacacacactttcattcactcacacaatcacacactagggacaattttccagagatgccaatcaacctaccatgcatgtctttggaccgggggaggaaaccggagtacccggaggaaacccccgagacacggggagaacatgcaaactccacacacacaaggcggaggcgggaatcgaacaccgaccctggaggtgtgaggcgaacgtgctaaccactaagccaccgtgcccccctatgtgTTAGATTGATTTCACAATTATTCATAATTCACAATTGAATTCATAATTATTCATTGATTTCACACCTCATAATTAGTGTGGGGTGCCCCAGATAATGGTTGTTTTTCCAAGGCATCAAACTCGCAAATAAAACCAATGTAGTTTTGTCACAGCGTTCTATGTCCAATCCTCGCCATTCTCCTGATGGTAACTGTGTGATAAATCTAAAAGTCCTTAAAGTCCattctttaatacattcttCTGTAATATTCCCAAATTGTCCATGCTTAGAATCCTTTCAAACAATCTTTCCAATCCTTACAAATCCTTGGGATTGTTTACTTGAAGATGTTCTCTGAGGTGGTGATGAACTGGttgcaacagcactgtgatacctTAGGAACGCTGTTGTCAAGAAGACCTCATACATTCCTGTTACACTATTCATCTGAGTCTGGAGGGTCATGCTGTAAGGTTCACCAAGACCGGAACATGGATCCATTGTAGATAAGCACTTTGGGACAACGTTGGGCACTCTTGTATCTTTAATGCTGTCACAAGAGCTGCCATCCTAGTCCATCTGCCACCCccacatctttatttctttttgacctgaaaaacacttgaaaacataatgaatttatacccccccccccccttttttttaacccagcacacaaaaatataaacgCCTATTTACATGGACCTTATGACTGCCATCagatttttatgatattaatggatctatgtggaatgatctcttaccaggttgttggtttttagttttgtgCCAGAGCTTATGATGTAAATCACTGCCTAGTCTCTCACAGTGAGCAGACCATGGGCCCTCATTTTGGTGATTCATTACCACAACGTCATCACTACTTTCAAATTTGTGATGGTGCACATTCTGAccagaatgcattttgtttttctgactttgCCAAATTTGTTGAGTGGCTTGGTGAAAAACAGCAGGCAACGAGTTACACAGATTTTTGAGCTCCTTTCTCAGTCTGTTTACTGTAGCCTGTAActggtttaaatctgtttttcggcctgttctcttaagggaaaatttgcattcccttgaaatatgtccgggggcacggtggcttagtggttagcacgttcgcctcacacctccagggtcggggttcgattcccgcctccaccttgtgtgtgtggagtttgcatgttctccccgtgcctcgggggtttcctccgggtactccggtttcctcccccggtccaaagacatgcatggtaggttgattggcatctctggaaaattgtccctagtgtgtgattgtgtgagtgaatgagtgtgtgtgtgtgccctgtgatgggttggcactccgtccagggtgtatcctgccttgatgcccgatgacgcctgagataggcacaggctccccgtgacccgagatagttcggataagcggtagaagatgaatgaatgaatgaatgaaatatgtcCCTCTTTGCCACATGAATAACACACCAGGGGGTTATCAGGGTTACGAGAGAGTAGTCTTTCCTTTCTATCTTCAGTAGTGTAGTTCTCATTTTTCCAGGAAACCTGGCTGGCTCTATTCTTATTGAGATTTTTAACACCTACTGCTGACACAGGATGGGATCTCTTTGCGTTAGCATTGTTGTTGAAAAACTGTGTCATTTTAGCAATGATGTCGTTATAACCAGAGAGATGGGTTACAAACATTGACACAGCAGAACGGGTGAGTGAATCACATTTAttaatcaaagcagatttaaaactgacatcATTCGGTGTTATGTCAGGATTGCcactgaaagttttaaatgtctccAATAATCGCTCTGAAAATGTCATGGGGTTGCTCCCCTTTCCTCATGTACACATCCGATATTTTATCCCAGTCAACTGACATTACACCTAGGACTTCAAGCAGTGCCTGTTTCCTCTCGAACTTATTGGCAGTTCTAgttttgactttctgatttaacgctccagacaaagtgtcaggcaaacacacagttaacaacacacacgcatcatcatctgtaaatctgtaaatgtcAACATATAGCTCGAAAACCTTTAGAAAGTCTAATGGATCTTGTTTGGCAGGATCAAATTTACCAATACTTTTAATCACAGCTTCGAGCTCTTTGGGTGTAAACCCTCTGACCATAGTAGAGGTCACTGGTTCCTCCGCTCCTTCATTAGCACGCATAGTTGTAGTCAAGTGAACTGGAGCCATGGGGAACTTAACTGTACAGTCAGAGTATTGACTCCTGACTGAATGAGAATCTCTTTCTGAGTTCTCATCACTGTCTATTTCAGGAACCTGATTACTCCACATGCCACATACAGATGTCTTACTGATGCTAGTTTCGGTTGTGCTATTTTTTAACAGGAATTGACAAGCAGACTTTGCTTCCTCTAAATCTTTGAACAATGTTGTTACGAACTATGTTTGTGGGTTCGCTGTtttgcttgttcttgttctctctctctctctctttgctccactatctttCTTTTCAGatcctaccattggacatctcctgtcaatcttcattaccctgtgtgacatcacccgtcgatccaccaatcaaccagaatcagaatcaggattagaatcagaaacagagacagaaacagaaggagagagaagatgTGTGCTATTTTGTTAGAGGGCTcttttgttgttcattcggttttagtatgtcagactgttcatgtatcccaatttgttagttttttttgtgtatgtgacttgcgggtcactttgtgtacgtgacttgagggtcactttgtgtatgtgacttgagggtcactttgtgtacgtgacttgcgggtcactttgtgtacg
The Tachysurus vachellii isolate PV-2020 chromosome 6, HZAU_Pvac_v1, whole genome shotgun sequence genome window above contains:
- the LOC132846751 gene encoding uncharacterized protein LOC132846751, with the translated sequence MNSAFKKRCRVQKSGDSAMTSQVRSVSRRSTEQEHSIRGCWKFCANIIVEDFKQRRKYREDPAMAEPNTLNELRDLMQIGFGRRFPRHGLKLLYWFANNCVDFDDNNMMRWKNDRARGRFGFHLFINRTEDNDERLLPVLNHGYNYYEVGNLCRPGAEYLPYYVWAELNNDLDGDQSNMERIIFSVVDERIDRVYVTEHINESNFNREATFEISSGLIAIIKQLTLEEFLEQIDD